CATGGCTATAAGGGGAAGATGGCTCCGTACCGAGCCGCTATTTCAGCTCCTTTGATTTTTAGACTGCCTCCTAAACTCGCCAATGCGAACCGGAGTCGTGGCACCGTCGTTCAGACCCAAGTGAGTGGAGTGGATGTTCCTGTAACGTTGTTCTCGCTCATGGGATTGGATCTGCCCTGGAAAATGCACGGGCATGATTTAACGCCTCTGCTGCTGGATCCTGAAGCGAAGTGGAACTATCCGGCAGTGATGATACACACCGCACGTCAATTTGGAGAAAACACCCAGCGAGTTCCAACACTTGATGAGCCTTTGATTCTCTATCATCCACCCACCGTAGGAGTTCCCTGGTACGTGATGTTGAGCCAGGGACGGTACAAATATATCCGAACCTTGGTCGAAGGGGAAATGGAGGAGCTATACGATGTGGTTAGTGATCCCGATGAGTTGCACAATTTGGCATTCGATAAAAGTTACCGGCAGGTCTTGTTGAAATACCGGAAGGCTATGATCAAAGAACTTAAGCGAACCGATGCCAAGTTCGTGAATGATATGCCTTCAGTAGCTGAGCTATAACAATTCGAATGATAAATCCAAAAAATACGGCACTGCGGGGACGCAGTTGCCCTACCTCAATAACTTGAATGGGTAGGGCAATCGCGTCCTCGCGATGCCGTATTAACCTTGCTCTTTAATAATCATGACGCGACCTAACATCCTTTTCTACTGCACGGATCAGCAACGTTTCGATACGATCGGAGCGCTTGGAAATCCTTATGTAAAAACCTCCCGTATGGATCAGCTTGTGGGAGAGGGGACGGCCTTTACTCACGCCTATTGCCAGAGCCCTATTTGCACGCCCAGTCGATCCAGCTTTATGACGGGACTTTATCCAACCCGGGTACACAACACCCGTAATGGAAACGACACCTGGCCCAAAGATGCACCACCACTCATTTCAAAAATGCTGGCTGATTCCGGTTATACCTGCGGCAACGTAGGCAAATTTCACCTGACCAGTTCAGGCCTGCGAACGGAGCCTCGTCTCGACGATGGGTATAGCTACTGGAAATTCAGCCACGCCCCACGAGACGACTGGGAAGAAGGGCACGACTATGCCGATTGGGTGAGGGAGAAAGGGGGCGATTTGGATGCCTTGCGAGAGAGCCCCGAGAACGTTCCGCCGGAATTCCATCAAACCACCTGGGCTACGGATTGTTCCATTGAATTTATTAATCAGAATGAAGATCAACCCTGGTTTCTCACGGTTAATGTTTATGATCCTCATCCACCTTTTGTCCCGCCCAAGGTCTATGCTGATCAGTTCAATCCAGACGACATGCCAGGTGCACATCATGAGGAGTCGGATCGGGAGACGCATGCCTATTTAAACGAAGTCGATTTTCAGAAAGCATCGAAGGTTTATCGAAGCCGGGAAGAGTTTGATGCCAAAAAAGAACAAGCGCTTTACTATGCAATGATTGCGCAGGTTGATGATCAATTTGCTCGCTTATTAAAGGCTCTCGAAGACAGCGGACAGAAGGAGAACACCCTTATCGTTTTTTCCAGTGATCACGGAGAAGCGCTGGGGGATCACGGACTCATTCTCAAGGGCTGCCGGTTTTATGAAGGACTGGTTCGTGTGCCTCTAATATTTAGTTGGCCCGGAGTGATTAAAGAGAACCTTAAAGCCGATGGATTGGTTGAGTTGCTCGACCTGTCAGCAACGATTCTTGATTTTGCAGGATTGGACATACCGGAGTATTTCCAGGGGAACTCACTTCGTTCCATCCTCGAAGGCGAGAAGAGTGGGGAGCATATCCGCGATTCGGTACGTTGTGAGTATTTCGATGCCATCTCTGCTCACTTCTGCGGAGGGAACGGGAGTTGGGCCACTATGTACCGGCATGGTCAATACAAAATCAACGTTTATCACGGACTCAATGTCGGCGAACTCTATGATTTGGAAGATGATCCTTGGGAGCACAAAAATCTCTGGAACAGTCCCGAGCACGAAGCTCTGAAAAATAAACTCATATTTGAGAGCTTTGAGCAGCATGTCCTGTTGACCACCGATGTCGGGTCCAAGCGAATCGCACCGATGTGAGGGTTTGTATATTGGCTGTCCGAGCGATAAGAAGGGAACTTGCTCTCGATTGCTTCTGTTCAAAAGTTACGTCGTTGCTAGCAATCATATATTTCAACTCATTCATTGAGCTAGTAGGCTGGCGAGTTTTTAATCACTCTCCACACTGGCTAAACGATTGCTTTTCCCCATGTATTCCTACTCTTCTCATATCTGCCCTATAAAATTCATGCGTTTTCATTTTTCTGCTCTCCTTCTTTTGCTTATTCCTACCTTGTGTGCTGTGGGTTTAGAGGGTGAGGCGAAACCAAACATTGCACTCAACAAAAAATAGATTTTCACTCCTTTTCCTTACACCTCTAATTTTATCCTATGAAACATTCAGTTCTTCTGCTCCTTCTTCCCATAGTATTTTCGGCTTGCTCAGGAGGCAGCGATTCATCCGGTGAAATTAAGTGGCGTGTTAAGAAGCTCACCGTCGACGCGAATGAAGGCATTGCGATTGCCGATTTTAATGGCGATGGTTTACCGGATGTTTCTGCAGGTCGAAATTGGTATCCAGCTCCCGACTACATAGCGCAGCCAGTTCGTGGATTCGACGATTGGAACGGTTACGTGCAATCCAATGGAGACTTCGCTTACGATGTAAACCAGGACGGTCTTATGGATATCGTGGCGGGATCTTTTCTTCCCACAGAAGTGCACTGGTACGAGAATCCAGGGCCTGATCGACTTCAACTGGGGCATCAGTTTATCAAACACTTTTTAACGGATACCGGTCTGAGCCAAAACGAAGCTTCCATGATGCACGATTTTAATGGCGACGGTATCCCTGAATGGGTCACCAATAGTTGGAATGTGAAAAGCGCTATGGCCGTCTGGTCTTTTTCAACTGAGGAGCGAGAGGTGCAGGTGATCAAAGGTAAGAAAACGGTCACCGAAAAGAAATGGGTTCCGACATTGAAGAAGCATCTGATCGGTGATTCTGGCAATGGGCATGGTATGGCTTTTGGAGATATCAACGGGGACGGCCGTGAAGACATCATGGTTGGTATGGGCTGGTATGAACGTCCTGAAGGAGATCCTTTAGCTCAGAAATGGATCTGGCATCCTCATGGAGGAGAAAACTGGCATGCATCCGTGCCTTGCCTGGTTCGTGACATGAACGGAGACGGTATCAACGACGTCATCTGGGGGAAGGGGCATTCTTACGGACTTTATTGGTGGGAAGGACAAGGAGTAGATGACCAGGGAGAGCCGCAATGGAAGGAACACATCATCGATGAATCTTTCTCTCAGCCGCATGCGCTTCATTGGGCTGACATTGATGGAGACGGAGAGGACGAGCTCATTACGGGAAAACGAATATTTGCTCACAATGGCAAGGACGATGGTGGCACCGAGCCTTCTGTCGTGTATTACTACGAATGGAATAAGTCTGATTTGAAGTTTGAACGTCACACGATTGATGACTCGGGTACTGTGGGCATCGGTTTGCAGATTCGAACTCATGACCTGGATGGTGATGGCGACCTCGATATCGCTCTCGCAGGCAAATTTGGAACACACATTCTATTTAACGAGGGTCGGTAAAAGCTCAGCAGCTAAGTTTTCTAGTATCGGTGTTTTCGATGTAGGAGCTGCTTTAGCTACGAACCTCACGGAGCAACGATTCGCAGCTAAAGCAGCTCCTACAAGTTTATCTTGAGGGAAAGGTATCCCGATTTGCTCTGTGCATAACTGCGGCATTTTATTCTGGCCCGCAAAGAAACCGGATTCTTGAATGCTGCTTAGATTGCTGACTTGCATGCGCCTTTTCCTGCTTATCCTGATTCTCCTATCCGTTCTCTTTATTCCGGGAGTGACCCTTGTGGCCGATATTCCCTTGGACGACGAGTTGAAATGGAATCTCTTCGGCCGTGTTCGTCTGCGCTTTGAACAGGATGATGATAGCAATCCACTTCGGGGCCATCGTACCCGGGCTCGCATCGGCAACTATGCCGGTTTGAAATACACACCTGACGAACATTGGGATTTTATAGTTCGTGGCAGAGTGGGGGACAAACGGGACTCCCGTGTAGTTGATATGACCTACTATACCTGGGAGGATTTTTCATATGGCCAACGAGGTGCATTTGCTGACCAGTATTTCCTGAGGTATACGGGAGAAGATACTCAAATCACAATGGGGCGTGCCAATATGCCTTTTTGGATGAATACCGAAAAACTGTGGGATGAAGATATTACTCCTTTAGGCGCTTCGATGAGCTCAGGACTGAATCTTGGTTCCCAACCTGTCCGGCTCTCTCTAGGATCTTTTCATATGCCCGATGGGTTGGAGCACTTCCATGTCTGGATGCATGCAGCACAGGTGCTTTGGAGTCAGAAGGGCAATGACTGGAACTGGCAATGGGCTTTGTCGCTTTACGATCGGCAGGGGGAAGAAGGTGCTCGCTATCTTCCGCTTGGGCAGGATGCCAGAGATCAACTGTTTGGCGTCTTCTCGGCAAAACTCTCCGGCCAGCTACTCGATCGTCCTGCCTACTTTGGGTTGGATCTTTTTGAGAACTTTGAAACCCATTCGGCGGATGATCCCAATGCGTTTACTCGTACTTTTAGGAATGAAACCACCGGTTATGCATTCGCCTTTAATCTCGGGGAAAATAAGAAACAGGGCGACTGGCGATTTCGTTATGTTTTTGCGAGAGTGGAAGGACTGGCTGCTATGTCCTCCTATGCCACGACCAGTTTTGGTTGGCTGTTAAAAAGTAATGTCATCGTTCACGATTTTCGGGCTGATTACTCCATGACCCACAAGTGGCGGATCACGGGCCGTATCTCCCCGGCGCAAGAGATCCTGGGAACACGAAAGAGTACCCGATACCGTATTGACTTCAGTCGCAGCTTTTAGAGCTACCAAAGTCCTTATCCCTTGCCCTTCGGGTTCGGTATCAGGAATATAAATCCGATATGGAGACCGGAAAAGCTGCCGTTTGGCTCGCCAAGTATTTAATAGAAACTAGATCTATCCCAATCCCAGATGTGCAAGAGGATGGCTTGCTCATAAGAACCGAAGCATCCGGCGTTTGTGGCACCGATGGTCATTTGATCGAAGGTGACCCGCCTTATCCGGCGATCATGTGTCACGAGATCTGTGGCAAGATTGTCGAAATGGGGGTTCGAGCTAATGAGACGCTCAATGTTTACGGAGGGCCATTGGAAGTAGGAGATCGAATAGCCCTTTATCCTTGGATCATGAATCCGCGATCTGAGGGCTGTCTCAAACATGGTCCCGGCACCTGTACCGTGACCAATGATTCATTCGTATACGGAATTCCCTTCCCAAAACTTGGCCTTGAAGGAGATGAGATCATCAGCTCCAGAGTCGATGAGGCTCCGTACTTCAAAGGCGGTTTCGCTGAGTATGTGTATGTTTTTCCCGATACCTATGTGTGGAAGTTACCCGATGACATGCCGAGTGAAGTTGCAGGGTTGTTAGATCCGTTGGCCGTGGCCGTTCGTTCGGTCGAGCTGGCTCAAACTGCTCCCGGTGTTCATGAGGAAGCTTTCAACACCAGTTCGCAGGTGGTGGTCATGGGAGCTGGCCCCGTAGGTGTGTTGACGGCTCTAGTCTGTCGTATGATGGGTGTCGAAAAAATCATTATGATCGGTGCGCGCGAAACACGCCTGCGTCTATCCAGAGAAGTGGCCGAAGTAGATGAAGTGATCGATATTCACGAAATGGATGCTACTGATCGAATCCAGCGCGTAAAAGACATCACCGGTGGTGGAGCCGATGTGGTGATTCAATGCGCCAATGTTACCAGTGCTTTTGTGGAGGGTCTGGAAATGATTCGTCGACTGGGCACCTTGGTCGAAACGGGCAACATGGTAAACCAGGGCAGCGAGGTAACTATCGATCCTACCAAACATATTTGCTTGAAGCATGCGCGTATCCTTGGAATGAGTGCCAATCATCCTGGGGCTTTTGATAAGGCCTTTCATTTGCTAAAGCGTCACCAGAAGATTCCCTTCACGAAATTGTTCACTCATCATTGTGATGTAGAGGGCGTTCTGGATACGTTGGGGCATATGCGTGATCAGGACTACATGAAGGGGTTGATGACGGTTTAATGGCTCTGCATACCTGACCTAGATCAAGGAAGTGTTTTTGAACTGTGTTATTGTTTCGACTGATGCTGCGGTCGCGTAGCCATACATCGATACCTACGAATGAATACTAGCAGTGATGTTCAGTCCTCTTTAAGCGCCTGAGAATGGCTTTCTCTCACCTGGGGTGAACCCTATCGCATATTGTTTCCCTTGGGCATTCTTCTCGGGATGCTAGGCATAGCCCTCTGGCCTTTATACTACTCTGGTGGGTTTGGCTTACCTTATCCAGTGCCTCACCATGCTCACCTCATGATTCAAGGGTTCTTTGGGGCTTTTGTATTTGGGTTTCTGGGAACGGCTATGCCGAGGATGTTGGATGCTCCGAAATTGCGCGCTGCTGAAGTATGCTGCATCATCGTGCTACTCTGTGTGCTTGGTGTAAGTCATGTCTTGGGCTACTCTGAGGTGGGCGACGGTATGTTTCTTCTGCTTCTCCTGAGCTTCCCGACTATTATGCTGCCACGTTTCTTGGCGAGGAAGGATGTTCCTCCTCCTGGGTTCCTGTTGGTCTTGTTAGGGTGGCTTTCCGCCGTAGTGGGTACGTCGTACTTTTGGTTTCCCCCTTCATTCTATTAGACGCTTTCTGGTATCAATTAGCCAACCTCCTTCTGTTTCAAGGGTTTCTCTTGTTTCCTATTCTAGGAATTGGGGCTTTTCTTTTTCCGCGTTTTTTTGGACTGCCTAATCTGCATGACTTTGATGAATCGCGGTCGTTGCCCCCAGGGTGGATCCAGAAAGCGCTGCTTGCCGGTGTCTGCGGATTGCTGGTCAAGGCTGGATTCGTGGTAGAAGCGATGGGAAAGATTCAACTTGGACCACTACTTCGCTTACTGGGAGCCGCGATATACTTTGGTCGTGAAGTTCCCTTTTTCCGTAGTTTAAAAAATCATGGAACGTTGGGGGTGTGTCTTGGGACGGCTCTTCTGCTCCTGATGACTGGCATGCTTTGTCAGTCTCTTTTCCCTCAATACGCCAAGAGCGTGAACCATATCGTCCTCATGGGTGGGTTCGGTCTATTGACCATGACGGTGGCGACCCGAGTGGTCTTGGGACACAGTGGGCAAACGCATCGACTGAAAACCAAGATCCGTCCTTTGACCATTGCTATGGGACTGATCGTTTTATCCCTGGCCACTCGAATCAGTGCGGATGTGTTCCCTCAGGTCATGCTCACACACCATATCTACGCCGCTGTCATTTGGATTGTCGCCGCCGGTATTTGGGCGTTCAAGATTCTGCCAGACGTATTCATCGCTGATGACGAAGAATAAGGACTAACGCTCTGTTTTGATAGATGCAGAGAGTGTGTCGGTGACAGGTGCTGTGGAGTCTCGTCTCGCTTCGGCGGTAAATGTATACTCCGTATTCTTTCTTAGACCACTAATCGAAAAATCATGAGTGAAGTCGTTGCCGGCTGATACGGTAACCCAATCCGTCATGCCCATATGGCCGATCTCG
This genomic stretch from Opitutia bacterium ISCC 52 harbors:
- a CDS encoding sulfatase-like hydrolase/transferase, which gives rise to MTRPNILFYCTDQQRFDTIGALGNPYVKTSRMDQLVGEGTAFTHAYCQSPICTPSRSSFMTGLYPTRVHNTRNGNDTWPKDAPPLISKMLADSGYTCGNVGKFHLTSSGLRTEPRLDDGYSYWKFSHAPRDDWEEGHDYADWVREKGGDLDALRESPENVPPEFHQTTWATDCSIEFINQNEDQPWFLTVNVYDPHPPFVPPKVYADQFNPDDMPGAHHEESDRETHAYLNEVDFQKASKVYRSREEFDAKKEQALYYAMIAQVDDQFARLLKALEDSGQKENTLIVFSSDHGEALGDHGLILKGCRFYEGLVRVPLIFSWPGVIKENLKADGLVELLDLSATILDFAGLDIPEYFQGNSLRSILEGEKSGEHIRDSVRCEYFDAISAHFCGGNGSWATMYRHGQYKINVYHGLNVGELYDLEDDPWEHKNLWNSPEHEALKNKLIFESFEQHVLLTTDVGSKRIAPM
- a CDS encoding VCBS repeat-containing protein, with the protein product MKHSVLLLLLPIVFSACSGGSDSSGEIKWRVKKLTVDANEGIAIADFNGDGLPDVSAGRNWYPAPDYIAQPVRGFDDWNGYVQSNGDFAYDVNQDGLMDIVAGSFLPTEVHWYENPGPDRLQLGHQFIKHFLTDTGLSQNEASMMHDFNGDGIPEWVTNSWNVKSAMAVWSFSTEEREVQVIKGKKTVTEKKWVPTLKKHLIGDSGNGHGMAFGDINGDGREDIMVGMGWYERPEGDPLAQKWIWHPHGGENWHASVPCLVRDMNGDGINDVIWGKGHSYGLYWWEGQGVDDQGEPQWKEHIIDESFSQPHALHWADIDGDGEDELITGKRIFAHNGKDDGGTEPSVVYYYEWNKSDLKFERHTIDDSGTVGIGLQIRTHDLDGDGDLDIALAGKFGTHILFNEGR
- a CDS encoding zinc-binding dehydrogenase; this translates as METGKAAVWLAKYLIETRSIPIPDVQEDGLLIRTEASGVCGTDGHLIEGDPPYPAIMCHEICGKIVEMGVRANETLNVYGGPLEVGDRIALYPWIMNPRSEGCLKHGPGTCTVTNDSFVYGIPFPKLGLEGDEIISSRVDEAPYFKGGFAEYVYVFPDTYVWKLPDDMPSEVAGLLDPLAVAVRSVELAQTAPGVHEEAFNTSSQVVVMGAGPVGVLTALVCRMMGVEKIIMIGARETRLRLSREVAEVDEVIDIHEMDATDRIQRVKDITGGGADVVIQCANVTSAFVEGLEMIRRLGTLVETGNMVNQGSEVTIDPTKHICLKHARILGMSANHPGAFDKAFHLLKRHQKIPFTKLFTHHCDVEGVLDTLGHMRDQDYMKGLMTV
- a CDS encoding NnrS family protein, with the translated sequence MGILLGMLGIALWPLYYSGGFGLPYPVPHHAHLMIQGFFGAFVFGFLGTAMPRMLDAPKLRAAEVCCIIVLLCVLGVSHVLGYSEVGDGMFLLLLLSFPTIMLPRFLARKDVPPPGFLLVLLGWLSAVVGTSYFWFPPSFY
- a CDS encoding NnrS family protein, which translates into the protein MVSPFILLDAFWYQLANLLLFQGFLLFPILGIGAFLFPRFFGLPNLHDFDESRSLPPGWIQKALLAGVCGLLVKAGFVVEAMGKIQLGPLLRLLGAAIYFGREVPFFRSLKNHGTLGVCLGTALLLLMTGMLCQSLFPQYAKSVNHIVLMGGFGLLTMTVATRVVLGHSGQTHRLKTKIRPLTIAMGLIVLSLATRISADVFPQVMLTHHIYAAVIWIVAAGIWAFKILPDVFIADDEE